TTTTCTGgaatgaaattatataaatagTGTGAGTAACCAAGCAAAGTTTATCCCACATGAATAATACAACTTATGACTATTCTATCTATAAAATAAGAGCAATTTCCTTACAATGATGTATATTATTGGAGAATAAATTAATCTTCAGAAATCCATGTTGTCCATGAAATAAACTGGAACTTGCATTCTGATCAAGGTTGGGAATAGCTGTTAGGTTagaacaaaggagaaagggaaagactttCTGTATAATAGGCGTAGCAGAAAGTGCAATGAAATGGTTACTTAAATTGTATAGAGAAGTTGAACTAAAACAGGAGGAAATTcgaggaaataaataaaagaagcaagTTGTACAAACACAATCTGATGAAAGGTTCTTAATTTCTGGTTTTCATTCTTGAAACCTGGAAATTAAGTGCACTTTTTCAGACTCAGCACAGCTGTTTTATTATGGCTGCCATCCCAAAGAATCGTTTTAGGGCCCCTTTTATGTCTTTGTTCCTGAGagtgtagatgaaggggttcagcatgggtgtgaccacACTGTACAACACTGAGGCTGCTGCACTTGAGTGTGAGCTGTgggcagcagcagagctgagatacACTCCGAGGCTTGTtccataaaataaggagacaactgAGAGGTGAGACGCACACGTAGAAAATGCCTTATACTTCCCCTGAGCTGATGGGATTGCACGTATGGAGGACACTATCTTAGAGTAAGAGTAAATGATACCAGTGAGGGGACCACCACCCAGTAGCACAGTTATAAAATACATGACCATGTTATTAAGAAAGTTGTCAGAACAGGCAAGTTGGGCCATCAGattgagttcacagaaaaagtggggGATTTCCAAGTCTGTACAGAAGGTTAGTCGCAACAACAGTAAACTTTCTAACAAGGAATGCAGGGCACTTgtgatccaggacaccagaaccagcagtccacagagccGGGGGTTCATGATGACTGTgtagtgcagggggtggcagatggccacgAAGCGATCATAAGCCATCACAGTCAAGAGCAAGTCATCCAACACTACAAAGAGTGAGAAAAAATAAGTCTGGCTGATGCAGCCCTCATAGGTGATGGCTTTGCTCTGTGTATGGATGTTCCACAGCATCTTTGGGACGGTGGTGGAGGTGACacagatgtctaccaaggacaggttggagaggaagaagtacatgggtgtgtggaggtgggagtctgagctgacggccaggatgatgagcaggtttcccaacACTGTGAccaggtacatggagaggaaaagcccaaatatgaggggctgcAGTTCTGGTTCCTCTGAAAAACCCAGGAGAATGAATTCTGATGCTCCTGTAAGATTCCCTGGTTCCATGAGGTGGGAGTGACttccaagaaagaagaaaagagcatGAGGACTTTTCACACAACCTAGTATTACTCACATGGCTCTAATGCTACAGTGTGTCTCCTGCAGTTAGGAAATTAGTTTCAGTATTTTGGTCTGGATTTGGTGGGCCTTCCTGTGTCATTTCTGAGTAGAAATTTTTGTCCCAATCTGCTTTTTTCCTAAGATGTCAGGTATAATACAGTTTTAATGAGAACTTTTTCCTGCATTTCAGGAATATGAACTGAGTGCTGACCATGGTTTCAGCACTGTCTGAGGTGCGAGTAGAGGGTGCTGAAGAACAAAAGTGCCTACAACTCAATCTGGGGCAAGAATATATAagcaaataatagaaatatatagatataacATTACAGATGGTGAGAGAGCATACGAAGAAAATGAGAGCAGGTCTAGAGGAGCAAGTGACGAGGACATTCTGTTTTTTTATGTGTATTTAGGCAAAATCTGCAAACAAAATAACATTTGAGCACAGAACtcaagagagggaggaagatcaAAGCCCTAGGGTGGAGCTGACGGCATTTAGTGATCTGCTCAAAGTTAATATCAGAGTATGTGATGGGCCTTGAGTATAATTTTAGTCAATGAATCTCAACCAGAAATGATTTTGCCCTAAGGGTGTCTGGCAATGTCTGAGGGGATACCACTAAACAAATACAATTCACAAAAAAGCACCCCCCTCAATTATTATCCCTCCCCAAATGTGAATGGTAAAAGGTGAGAAAACCTAGTTTAGATCAGCACTTCTCCAATTTCAATGTTCCCATGAAGTCCCCAGGATCCTGGCTCAAATGCGGAATTCGATGCAGCAGGTCTGGAGGCCTCAGAGACTCTGCATTTCCAAGGAGCTCCCTGGTGGTGTGATGCTGCATGTCCTGGCCTGAGGACCACTCTCAGAGTAGAAACGCTGTGGTTCTGTGTCAGAGTTAGCTGCAGGTAGTTTTAGGTCTTATGAAAATTTGCATAGAGTTTTAAAGGAATAGTTATTGTCTTTGGATAGAGTTTTAAAGGAATAGTTATTTACTCATTCTAGAGGCTAtgattaaatatttgtttcttttgtataGGGCAACTGAGTgacacaaaataatactgaaaaatgATTTGTAGCAGGTAGAATAAGAACCTCTAAAAGATGTCCACATTCCAATCCCCAGCagttttaaatatgttattttttttatagcaagAAAAATTAGGGTAGCAGATGGAACAGGGTTGTTAAATGGAtgactttaatttatttttaaaatatattttttttattggtttctaagaggaagggagagggagagagagctagaagaTTAATGATGACAGacaatcactgatcagctgcctcctgcacgcccccacttg
The sequence above is a segment of the Myotis daubentonii chromosome 5, mMyoDau2.1, whole genome shotgun sequence genome. Coding sequences within it:
- the LOC132234498 gene encoding putative olfactory receptor 7A2 — translated: MEPGNLTGASEFILLGFSEEPELQPLIFGLFLSMYLVTVLGNLLIILAVSSDSHLHTPMYFFLSNLSLVDICVTSTTVPKMLWNIHTQSKAITYEGCISQTYFFSLFVVLDDLLLTVMAYDRFVAICHPLHYTVIMNPRLCGLLVLVSWITSALHSLLESLLLLRLTFCTDLEIPHFFCELNLMAQLACSDNFLNNMVMYFITVLLGGGPLTGIIYSYSKIVSSIRAIPSAQGKYKAFSTCASHLSVVSLFYGTSLGVYLSSAAAHSSHSSAAASVLYSVVTPMLNPFIYTLRNKDIKGALKRFFGMAAIIKQLC